The following are encoded together in the Candidatus Krumholzibacteriia bacterium genome:
- a CDS encoding TatD family hydrolase: MAALIDTHLHLYRDEFAEDREATRERARTAGVAGFVHVGFDRVTNRLAQVTATGDDAAWATAGVHPHEAEHHETAIEDWIREHVDSVIAIGECGLDYYRDLSPREAQHRAFGAQIELAKELDRPMVFHVRDAYDDARAVLLEAGLPPRRGIFHAFAGDREFARWAVDAGFKLGIGGVFTYRKAHLPEAIEGLPAEALQLETDAPWLPPQPWRGRRNEPAYARHTAARVAASLGEDLDAVAVTWAREFEQLFRVELPSWFHEVEPSAFPEPEPARRRKK, from the coding sequence CTGATCGACACGCACCTGCACCTCTACCGCGACGAGTTCGCCGAGGACCGCGAAGCCACCCGTGAGCGCGCGCGGACCGCCGGCGTGGCGGGCTTCGTCCACGTCGGCTTCGACCGGGTCACGAATCGCCTGGCCCAGGTCACCGCCACCGGAGACGACGCAGCGTGGGCCACGGCCGGTGTCCACCCGCACGAGGCCGAACACCACGAGACCGCGATCGAGGACTGGATCCGCGAGCACGTCGACTCGGTGATCGCGATCGGCGAGTGTGGTCTCGACTACTACCGCGACCTGAGCCCGCGCGAGGCCCAGCACCGCGCCTTCGGGGCGCAGATCGAGCTCGCGAAGGAGCTCGACCGGCCGATGGTCTTCCACGTGCGCGATGCCTACGACGACGCGCGGGCCGTTCTCCTCGAAGCCGGGCTGCCACCCCGCCGGGGGATCTTCCACGCCTTCGCCGGCGATCGGGAGTTCGCCCGCTGGGCCGTCGACGCGGGCTTCAAGCTGGGGATCGGCGGTGTGTTCACCTATCGCAAGGCGCATCTGCCCGAGGCGATCGAGGGTCTGCCCGCCGAGGCCCTCCAACTGGAGACCGACGCCCCCTGGCTGCCGCCGCAGCCCTGGCGCGGTCGCCGCAACGAACCGGCCTATGCCCGACACACGGCGGCCCGGGTGGCCGCCTCGCTCGGCGAGGATCTCGACGCCGTGGCCGTGACCTGGGCCCGCGAGTTCGAGCAACTGTTCCGGGTCGAGCTCCCGTCGTGGTTCCACGAGGTCGAACCTTCGGCATTTCCCGAACCCGAGCCCGCGCGGCGGCGGAAGAAGTAG